From Triticum urartu cultivar G1812 chromosome 2, Tu2.1, whole genome shotgun sequence, a single genomic window includes:
- the LOC125536189 gene encoding uncharacterized protein LOC125536189, producing the protein MELEAPVVEADPGRRITRGAGGGGGGGEGEGPAGRTTLLPCPNCDIQVVHKLAQLLLPGLAAACVDSTLGSPSSALAVQLRAELVRYVAHRSSSPPEAEEEEDPIDRDDPAEALAAFLDDFAGSKRSVAVSIAGWLPYLGGGDDGRDDRIEDLVEEMEASRFWPVERREAVARDLLRGLDAGGGRFRCREELGTPEELADHVAARCGFRPVRCRNQAQGCRAEVSACRADAHDEACAFKLLPCEQRCGLAVARRQMDRHCVTVCPMKLANCPFFQLGCESAFPACNLGSHCAEFLRPHLRLLLSPSKIGAGRLDPEERLLRLEKHDSDGALGEALDVRSLTNAIAQLEKKMDAEDGSPGYTGDDNKEAMPTQDSNSAALH; encoded by the exons ATGGAATTGGAGGCCCCGGTGGTCGAAGCAGATCCGGGGAGAAGAATCACAAGAGgagcaggaggcggcggcggcggcggcgagggggaggGCCCGGCTGGTCGGACCACCCTCCTGCCCTGCCCCAACTGCGACATCCAGGTGGTGCACAAGCTGGCGCAGCTGCTGCTCCCGGGCCTGGCCGCGGCGTGCGTCGACAGCACCCTCGGGAGCCCCTCCTCCGCGCTCGCCGTCCAGCTGCGCGCGGAGCTGGTCCGCTACGTCGCGCACCGCAGCAGCAGCCCGCccgaggcggaggaggaggaggacccgATCGACCGCGACGACCCGGCCGAGGCGCTGGCCGCGTTCCTGGACGACTTCGCGGGCAGCAAGAGGAGCGTCGCCGTCTCCATCGCCGGCTGGCTCCCGTACctgggcggcggcgacgacggccGCGACGACCGGATCGAGGACCTCGTCGAGGAGATGGAGGCGAGCCGCTTCTGGCCGGTCGAGAGGCGGGAGGCCGTCGCGCGGGACCTCCTCCGCGGCCTGGACGCCGGCGGCGGCCGGTTCCGCTGCCGCGAGGAGCTGGGGACGCCGGAGGAGCTGGCGGACCACGTCGCCGCGCGCTGCGGATTCAGGCCCGTGCGGTGCCGGAACCAGGCCCAGGGCTGCCGGGCCGAGGTTTCCGCCTGCCGCGCCGACGCGCACGACGAGGCGTGCGCCTTCAAGCTCCTCCCCTGCGAGCAGCGCTGCggcctcgccgtcgcccgccgccaGATGGACCGGCACTGCGTCACCGTCTGCCCCATGAAGCTCGCCAACTGCCCCTTCTTCCAGCTCGGCTGCGAGTCCGCCTTCCCGGCCTGCAACCTCGGGTCGCACTGCGCCGAGTTCCTTCGGCCACACCTCCGCCTGCTCCTTAGTCCCAGCAAGATCGGCGCCGGTCGTCTGGATCCGGAGGAGCGTCTTCTACGGCTGGAGAAG CATGATTCCGATGGTGCGTTGGGCGAAGCTTTGGACGTGAGGTCTCTCACTAACGCCATTGCTCAGCTAGAGAAGAAGATGGACGCTGAAGATGGTTCCCCCGGTTACACCGGAGACGACAACAAAGAAGCAATGCCCACACAAGATTCCAACTCCGCAGCTCTGCACTAG